One Macadamia integrifolia cultivar HAES 741 unplaced genomic scaffold, SCU_Mint_v3 scaffold1043, whole genome shotgun sequence DNA segment encodes these proteins:
- the LOC122062466 gene encoding uncharacterized protein LOC122062466, with the protein MVEVGNMVVVGNLVKVGNLVKVEDLELSISALVPWSVMGDFNATLFSHEKRGPGKFNLGSAAEFQAMVDACELLSIPSQGKKFTWTNNRRRGHAVAVLDRSFCNGKWIDVFRNVKQRVLLSSVSDHAPLFVVSDDVQRPTNIPFRFHSFWMENDQFISVVEEAWKTLIGGNPIFVLAQKLKQVKENLKVWARANFPNLNDEVDKAKLELKKVQDMIEVAGMNDELFNREADAKTVLLKANQMYEKLWAEKAKLRWMKNEDCNSKIFHLSVKLRRLKNQITSLKKEDGTWVSDQQGISFYVADFFEKFHEADEITVHNDLLDNIPRVLEEEDVAGLEIVPSGDEIKQAVWDLDPVSSPGPDGFPGSFFRRCWTIVEGDFCRAVKKFFEEGRLPKGINNCFISLIPKVEGAASLDRFRPICMGNFYCKVISKILSSRLLVVLPKLISEEQGAFQQGKIISTNISLASELSNLMHSSVRGGGMGLKLDVQKAYDSLAWEFLFAVGFSSRWISWIHNLLLSSRVSILVNGGPVGFFGVGRGLQQGDPLSPFLFILAEEVLCRGLRSMVQNGLIKSLPGPRGVLTPSHLLFADDIFIFINASAHFVKNLKAFLDKYQIDGSLKTTYISSSIWPGLKKVWRWVQSHEQWTVGNGQRINFWKDSWLGKKSIEEMYGSQLDIFDSMQAKVSDFICQDEWNFPQAIANVRTVQAFVGEEKVVLSYKMALKKTYEYGKKGGLAKDVGLGSLHYVLFLSWSLLTWFTSIVVHKEIANGGKSFTTMLNVVIAGLLNTLLLRLISEDQGAFQKGKVILANISLVSELILVDKPANTKVVGCKWIFKKTKDLHGNVEKFKARLVAKSYT; encoded by the exons atggtggaggttggtaatatggtggtgGTTGGTAATCTGGTGAAGGTTGGTAATCTGGTGAAGGTTGAAG ATTTGGAGTTGTCGATATCAGCTTTGGTTCCGTGGTCTGTGatgggggatttcaatgcaacccTGTTCTCgcatgagaaaagaggtccTGGTAAGTTTAATCTTGGATCAGCTGCTGAATTCCAGGCAATGGTTGATGCATGTGAATTGCTTTCTATCCcttctcagggaaagaaattcacttggactAATAATCGTCGAAGGGGTCATGCAGTTGCAGTGTTGGATCGGAGTTTTTGTAATGGGAAGTGGATAGATGTGTTTAGAAATGTGAAGCAGCGTGTTTTGTTGTCTTCGGTATCAGATCATGCCCCTTTATTTGTTGTCTCTGATGATGTTCAAAGACCTACAAATATCCCCTTTAGATTCCATagcttttggatggaaaatgatcaatttatctCTGTGGTTGAGGAAGCTTGGAAAACTTTGATAGGGGGTAATCCAATTTTCGTTCTGGCACAAAAATTAAAGCAGGTCAAGGAGAATTTAAAGGTTTGGGCGAGGGCCAATTTTCCTAACCTGAATGATGAGGTCGATAAAGCAAAGCTGGAATTAAAGAAGGTTCAAGATATGATAGAGGTGGCTGGgatgaatgatgaattatttaACAGAGAGGCAGATGCAAAAACAGTATTATTGAAGGCCAACCAAATGTACGAGAAgttgtgggctgaaaaagctaaactgagatggatgaaaaatgAAGATTGTAACTCGAAGATTTTTCATCTCTCTGTGAAGCTTAGGAGGTTGAAAAATCAGATAACCTCCctaaaaaaggaagatggaacTTGGGTTTCAGACCAACAGGGAATATCGTTTTATGTCGctgatttttttgagaaatttcatgaGGCTGATGAAATCACGGTTCATAATGACCTTCTTGATAATATTCCCAGAGTGTTGGAGGAGGAGGACGTGGCAGGATTGGAGATTGTCCCGAGTGGGGACGAAATAAAACAAGCTgtttgggatttagatcctgtaagctctccaggtcctgatgggttcccaGGTAGTTTCTTCAGGCGATGTTGGACTATTGTTGAGGGTGATTTTTGCAGGGCAGTGAAAAAATTCTTTGAGGAAGGGCGGCTTCCTAAAGGAATAAATAACTGCTTTATTTCCTTGATCCCCAAAGTTGAGGGGGCGGCCTCTCTAGATAGGTTTCGACctatatgtatggggaatttttactGCAAAGTGATATCAAAAATTCTATCTTCAAGATTACTTGTTGTTTTGCCTAAATTGATTTCGGAAGAGCAAGGCGCTTTCCAGCAGGGTAAAATAATTTCAACAAATATCAGCCTCGCCTCAGAACTGTCAAATTTGATGCATTCTTCAGTTAGGGGTGGTGGAATGGGTCTGAAGCTCGATGTTCAAAAGGCGTATGACTCTCTAgcttgggaattcctctttgcaGTTGGGTTCTCATCtaggtggatttcttggattcacaACCTTCTTCTATCCTCCAGAGTATCAATTTTGGTGAACGGTGGCCCGGTGGGGTTCTTTGGGGTTGGTAGAGGTCTCCAACAAGGAGATCCTTtgtctccctttttatttattctggcaGAAGAGGTTCTCTGTAGAGGTCTTAGAAGCATGGTTCAGAATGGTTTGATAAAGTCTCTTCCTGGGCCTCGAGGTGTGTTAACTCCCtcccatttattgtttgctgatgacattttcattttcattaatgcATCTGCTCATTTTGTCAAAAATCTTAAggcttttcttgataaatatcag ATTGATGGTTCGCTGAAAACTACCTACATTTCCTCTTCGATATGGCCTGGTCTTAAAAAGGTGTGGCGGTGGGTACAGTCTCATGAGCAATGGACTGTTGGGAATGGTCAgaggataaatttttggaaagatagctGGCTGGGAAAGAAGTCTATTGAGGAGATGTATGGTTCGCAGTTAGATATCTTTGATTCGATGCAGGCAAAGGTTTCTGATTTCATTTGCCAAGATGAGTGGAATTTTCCCCAG GCTATTGCCAATGTTCGAACGGTCCAAGCATTTGTTGGAGAAGAGAAGGTGGTATTATCGTACAAGATGGCTCTCAAAAAAACTTATGAGTATGGGAAGAAGGGAGGACTAGCCAAGGACGTTGGACTTGGTTCTCTGCACTATGTTCTCTTCTTGTCATGGTCACTTCTCACATGGTTCACTAGCATTGTTGTCCACAAGGAGATAGCAAACGGTGGAAAATCCTTCACCACCATGCTTAATGTCGTTATAGCTGGACT GCTGAATACTCTCCTTCTAAGATTAATTTCTGAAGATCAGGGTGCGTTCCAGAAGGGTAAGGTCATCTTAGCTAACATTAGTCTTGTTTCAGAGCTG ATATTAGTTGACAAACCTGCGAACACTAAagttgttggttgcaaatggatCTTCAAAAAAACGAAGGATCTGCATGGAAATGTTGAGAAGTTTAAGGCAAGACTTGTTGCTAAAAGCTACACTTAA